One Sulfuriferula thiophila DNA window includes the following coding sequences:
- a CDS encoding DUF4381 domain-containing protein, with product MNKDWLSQLAPAHAPPPPSWWPPAPGWWVLIVLILLIAGVLAYLHKSPANQRRRIALRKLKLLENHEQDDLKLANELTLLLRRYALATYGREATAGLSGDAWLAFLTNHGATDLAGDTGQRLLRAAYGSQVQTDRIRWLTGARQFLRRHK from the coding sequence ATGAATAAAGACTGGCTCAGTCAACTGGCGCCTGCTCACGCGCCTCCTCCACCAAGCTGGTGGCCTCCTGCTCCCGGATGGTGGGTGTTGATAGTATTAATACTTTTGATTGCTGGCGTGCTGGCATATTTACACAAAAGCCCCGCAAATCAACGCCGACGCATTGCTTTGCGTAAACTCAAGCTACTAGAAAACCATGAGCAAGATGATCTAAAACTGGCAAACGAATTAACGCTTTTGCTGCGCCGCTACGCACTTGCTACCTACGGCAGAGAAGCGACCGCTGGTTTAAGTGGTGATGCATGGCTGGCATTTCTTACTAATCATGGCGCCACTGATCTAGCTGGTGACACAGGTCAGCGTTTGTTGCGCGCAGCCTATGGCAGCCAAGTACAAACTGACCGTATTCGCTGGTTAACAGGTGCCAGACAATTTTTGAGACGACACAAATGA
- a CDS encoding AAA family ATPase encodes MDASIPLQTSAAHAALIGLRTYLNDQILGQENLVERLLVGLLADGHLLVEGPPGLAKTRAVKALAHGLMADFRRLQFTPDMLPSDLTGSDIYRPEQGTFHFQPGPLFHNLILADEINRAPAKVQSALLEAMGEHQISVGSATYLLPRLFLVMATQNPIEHEGTYPLPEAQLDRFMLHTLVDYPDRATTLRIMALSRRETRDAQELPVPANPLPQETIFTARREILDLTLADSVAEYIAALVEATRIPAQYSAKLAEWLRWGASPRAAIAMERGARALAWLDGRDYVSPEDVQAIAPDALRHRLLLNYTAQARGITSQDCVNELLRQVPAP; translated from the coding sequence ATGGACGCCTCAATCCCACTTCAAACATCAGCAGCACATGCTGCGCTTATCGGGCTGCGCACCTATCTAAACGATCAAATACTGGGTCAGGAAAATCTGGTCGAACGTCTGTTAGTGGGACTGCTTGCAGATGGTCACTTGCTGGTAGAGGGGCCGCCAGGGTTAGCCAAAACTCGGGCGGTCAAAGCCTTGGCGCATGGTTTGATGGCTGATTTCCGGCGCTTACAATTTACGCCTGACATGTTGCCGTCTGACCTGACGGGCTCGGACATCTATCGTCCTGAACAGGGCACTTTCCATTTCCAACCAGGTCCCTTGTTTCACAACCTGATACTTGCCGATGAAATCAATCGTGCTCCCGCCAAAGTGCAGTCTGCCTTACTCGAAGCGATGGGCGAACATCAAATTAGTGTTGGTTCAGCTACCTATCTCCTCCCCCGCCTATTTCTGGTGATGGCAACCCAGAACCCGATTGAACATGAAGGCACCTACCCATTACCTGAGGCGCAACTGGATCGCTTCATGCTGCACACGCTAGTTGACTATCCTGATCGCGCGACCACGCTTCGTATCATGGCACTGTCCCGACGCGAGACCAGGGATGCACAGGAATTACCGGTACCTGCCAATCCATTGCCACAGGAAACAATCTTTACTGCACGCCGGGAAATACTCGATCTCACATTAGCCGACTCGGTTGCCGAATATATTGCTGCGCTGGTCGAAGCCACGCGCATCCCGGCACAGTACAGCGCCAAGCTTGCTGAATGGCTACGCTGGGGTGCTAGCCCCCGTGCTGCCATTGCCATGGAAAGAGGAGCACGTGCACTGGCGTGGCTGGATGGACGTGATTATGTTAGCCCGGAAGATGTTCAAGCCATCGCTCCTGATGCATTACGGCACCGCTTATTGCTTAATTACACAGCCCAGGCTCGAGGTATCACTTCGCAAGATTGCGTGAATGAATTACTACGTCAGGTTCCCGCACCATGA
- a CDS encoding ABC transporter permease: MSATNQNSIQITARKRKLWTIRGYLNRREFLFFAAIGLITPFVGWWLLANSGVMDKVFLPSPMDVLTRVYHWFEDDNLMGDAWISIYRVTVGFLMSAVIAVPLGVMIGTYRPMQALFEPLTDFIRYMPAVAFIPLVMLWVGIDEGSKIAIIWIGTFFQMVLMVAEDIRRVPMAQIEAAQTMGAGSEEIVSLVVFQSAKPALLDTMRITMGWAWTYLVVAEMVAANSGLGYAILKAQRFLQTDKIFAGIILIGLIGLVMDQLFRLLHRKSFPWLYNK, from the coding sequence ATGTCAGCGACCAATCAAAACTCCATCCAAATCACAGCGCGTAAACGCAAGCTGTGGACGATTCGTGGTTATTTGAACCGCAGGGAATTCCTGTTTTTTGCTGCCATAGGGTTGATCACACCCTTCGTCGGGTGGTGGTTACTGGCGAATAGCGGGGTGATGGATAAGGTATTTCTGCCCAGCCCTATGGATGTGCTGACACGCGTATATCACTGGTTTGAAGATGACAATCTCATGGGTGATGCCTGGATCAGTATCTATCGGGTTACGGTGGGTTTTCTTATGTCGGCAGTGATCGCTGTGCCGTTGGGCGTGATGATTGGTACGTATCGACCCATGCAGGCTTTGTTTGAGCCATTGACCGATTTTATTCGTTATATGCCTGCAGTTGCTTTCATTCCGTTAGTCATGTTGTGGGTAGGTATAGATGAAGGCTCGAAGATAGCCATTATCTGGATCGGTACTTTCTTTCAGATGGTATTGATGGTCGCAGAGGATATCCGTCGCGTACCCATGGCGCAGATTGAAGCAGCGCAGACCATGGGCGCCGGCAGTGAAGAAATCGTATCGCTGGTCGTCTTCCAGTCTGCCAAACCGGCCTTGCTCGATACCATGCGTATTACCATGGGCTGGGCCTGGACGTATCTGGTGGTGGCTGAAATGGTGGCAGCCAACTCAGGCCTGGGCTATGCCATCCTCAAGGCGCAGCGTTTCCTGCAAACGGACAAGATTTTTGCCGGCATTATTCTGATTGGGCTGATCGGGCTGGTAATGGATCAACTGTTCCGTCTCTTGCATCGCAAGAGTTTCCCCTGGTTATATAACAAATAG
- the uca gene encoding urea carboxylase → MFDKGLIANRGAIACRIIRTLKKLGIRSVAVYSEADAHSLHVAQADEAVCIGPAPAAESYLRAEKILEVAKQTGAQAIHPGYGFLSENAAFAESCAASGIVFIGPTPDQMRRFGLKHTAREIAEQNQVPLLPGSGLLADAGHAQAEAARIGYPVMLKSTAGGGGIGMRLIWSADELVEAFQSVARLASANFKDAGIYLEKYVEQARHIEVQIFGDGKGNVVALGERDCSVQRRNQKVIEETPAPGLTDAQRARLLATAVQLGKAVNYQSAGTVEFVYDAQNGEFYFLEVNTRLQVEHGVTEQVTGIDLVEWMVRQAADDLPALDSIIIAPRGASIQVRLYAEDPGKNFQPSSGVLTEAVFPDSARVDTWVERGSTIPPFYDPMVAKIIVTADDREQAIAKMQGALDDTRIAGIECNLDYLRQIIRDHVFVEGKQTTRYLNALHYLAATIDVLEPGVQSSIQDYPGRQGYWDVGVPPSGPMDALAFRLGNRLLGNDDNAAGLELTVAGPTLRFNRDSVIALTGAAMTAELDGEALEFWRALSVKAGSVLRLGSIQGDGCRSYLTVAGGFDVPDYLGSKSTFTLGQFGGHAGRTLRVGDVLHLGATSVAVPVDTVLDSALIPEYHSHWEIGVLYGPHGAPDFFTDADIDMFFSTDWEVHYNSSRTGVRLIGPKPQWARTDGGEAGLHPSNIHDNAYAIGAVDFTGDMPVILGPDGPSLGGFVCPATIVQAELWKMGQLRPGNTVRFKRIGLAEAMQRELAQDSAIKTLAATVTADADTAGLATSTPVLHRIEEQDGQVAVTYRPAGDKYLLVEYGPLVLDINLRFRVHALMTWLQQKNVPGIIDLTPGIRSLQVHYNNQLLPLPELMAALTEAESALANIEDLVVPARIVHLPLSWDDPSTRLAIEKYMQSVRKDAPWCPSNIEFIQRMNGLDSIEQVKEIVFNASYLVMGLGDVYLGAPVATPLDPRHRLVTTKYNPARTWTPENAVGIGGAYMCVYGMEGPGGYQFVGRTIQMWNRYKQTADFIDGKPWLLRFFDQIRFYPVSEDELLKLREDFVAGTFKLKVEETTFSLREYNTFLQDNDTAIAAFREKQQIAFNAERERWKANGQADYASDVTVAEASTDSELDLPPNSRAVAGHVAGNIWKIEVAEGDMVQAGDTLLIIESMKMEINVVAPSAGKVIRLYCREGSQISAGQDLLVIQGE, encoded by the coding sequence ATGTTTGATAAAGGACTGATAGCTAATCGCGGTGCCATTGCTTGCCGCATTATCCGCACACTGAAAAAGCTGGGAATACGCTCGGTTGCCGTCTATTCGGAAGCCGATGCGCATTCGCTGCATGTAGCACAAGCGGATGAAGCGGTGTGTATAGGGCCAGCCCCTGCCGCTGAAAGCTATCTGCGCGCAGAAAAAATACTCGAAGTCGCGAAACAGACGGGTGCACAAGCCATCCATCCTGGCTACGGCTTCCTCTCTGAAAATGCCGCTTTTGCTGAATCCTGTGCTGCCTCTGGCATCGTATTCATCGGCCCAACACCAGATCAGATGCGCCGTTTTGGCCTCAAGCATACTGCCCGTGAAATCGCTGAGCAGAATCAGGTGCCTTTATTGCCGGGTAGCGGTCTGCTGGCCGATGCTGGACATGCGCAGGCTGAAGCCGCACGCATTGGTTATCCGGTCATGCTCAAAAGCACGGCAGGTGGCGGCGGTATCGGTATGCGCCTGATCTGGAGTGCGGATGAGCTGGTTGAGGCATTCCAGTCGGTAGCGCGTCTTGCCAGCGCCAACTTCAAGGATGCCGGTATCTATCTGGAAAAATACGTCGAGCAGGCACGCCATATTGAAGTGCAGATTTTTGGCGACGGCAAAGGCAATGTGGTTGCACTGGGTGAGCGCGATTGTTCGGTGCAGCGCCGTAACCAGAAGGTGATAGAAGAAACCCCCGCGCCAGGATTAACGGACGCTCAGCGTGCGCGTTTGCTGGCGACTGCCGTACAACTGGGCAAGGCAGTGAATTATCAGTCGGCCGGTACCGTCGAGTTTGTCTACGATGCGCAGAATGGCGAGTTCTATTTCCTTGAAGTAAATACACGTCTGCAGGTAGAACATGGTGTCACCGAGCAAGTAACGGGTATAGATCTTGTGGAATGGATGGTACGTCAGGCTGCGGATGATCTGCCTGCGCTGGATAGCATAATCATTGCACCTCGTGGCGCGTCGATCCAGGTGCGCCTATATGCTGAAGATCCTGGCAAGAATTTTCAGCCATCCAGCGGCGTGTTGACGGAAGCAGTTTTCCCAGACAGCGCCCGTGTTGACACCTGGGTAGAGCGTGGTAGCACCATACCGCCATTTTACGACCCAATGGTGGCAAAAATCATCGTCACTGCTGATGATAGAGAGCAGGCGATTGCCAAAATGCAAGGTGCGCTGGACGACACTCGTATAGCGGGTATTGAATGCAATCTGGATTACCTGCGTCAGATCATCCGAGATCATGTGTTTGTTGAAGGTAAACAGACCACGCGCTACCTGAATGCATTGCATTATCTGGCTGCGACTATCGATGTGCTGGAGCCCGGCGTGCAGAGCAGTATTCAGGATTATCCTGGGCGCCAGGGTTACTGGGACGTGGGCGTGCCGCCCTCAGGGCCGATGGACGCGCTGGCATTCCGTCTGGGTAACCGCTTGCTGGGTAATGATGATAACGCTGCCGGGTTGGAGTTAACCGTAGCTGGCCCAACATTGCGCTTTAACCGCGATAGCGTGATAGCCCTGACAGGTGCAGCTATGACTGCCGAACTGGATGGCGAGGCGCTGGAATTCTGGCGCGCGTTGTCAGTCAAGGCCGGTAGCGTGTTGCGCCTGGGCAGCATCCAGGGTGATGGCTGCCGTAGTTATCTGACCGTGGCGGGTGGTTTTGACGTGCCGGATTATCTGGGCAGTAAATCGACATTTACTCTGGGGCAGTTCGGCGGCCATGCTGGTCGTACGTTGCGCGTCGGCGACGTGCTGCATCTGGGTGCAACATCTGTCGCGGTGCCAGTCGATACGGTGCTGGATAGCGCGTTGATCCCTGAATACCACAGCCATTGGGAAATCGGCGTGCTCTACGGTCCACATGGTGCACCGGATTTCTTTACCGATGCTGATATCGACATGTTTTTTTCTACCGACTGGGAAGTGCATTACAACTCCAGTCGTACCGGGGTGCGCCTGATCGGACCCAAGCCACAATGGGCACGGACCGATGGCGGCGAAGCGGGCTTACATCCTTCCAATATTCACGACAATGCCTATGCTATCGGCGCGGTCGACTTTACTGGCGATATGCCGGTCATACTGGGGCCGGATGGCCCTAGTCTGGGTGGTTTCGTTTGCCCTGCAACCATAGTGCAAGCTGAATTGTGGAAAATGGGACAGTTGCGTCCAGGCAATACCGTGCGCTTCAAGCGTATCGGGCTGGCTGAGGCTATGCAGCGTGAGTTGGCTCAGGACTCAGCTATCAAGACTCTGGCAGCCACAGTAACAGCTGATGCTGATACTGCCGGCTTGGCAACATCTACGCCAGTATTGCATCGTATTGAAGAACAGGACGGCCAGGTTGCTGTGACCTATCGTCCTGCTGGCGACAAATACCTGCTGGTGGAATACGGCCCGCTGGTGTTGGATATTAACCTGCGCTTCCGCGTGCATGCGCTAATGACCTGGCTGCAACAGAAGAATGTGCCAGGTATCATTGATCTGACTCCTGGTATTCGTTCGCTGCAGGTGCATTACAACAATCAGTTACTGCCGCTGCCGGAATTGATGGCTGCACTGACCGAGGCGGAATCTGCACTGGCTAATATCGAAGATCTGGTCGTGCCTGCGCGTATCGTGCATTTGCCATTGTCGTGGGATGACCCATCTACTCGTCTGGCCATAGAAAAATACATGCAATCGGTGCGTAAGGATGCGCCATGGTGCCCAAGCAATATTGAGTTCATTCAGCGTATGAACGGGCTGGACAGCATCGAACAGGTGAAAGAAATCGTATTCAATGCCAGCTATCTGGTGATGGGTCTGGGTGACGTCTATCTTGGCGCACCAGTCGCCACGCCACTGGATCCGCGGCATAGACTGGTAACGACCAAGTACAACCCGGCACGTACCTGGACGCCGGAGAATGCGGTGGGTATCGGCGGCGCCTACATGTGCGTATATGGCATGGAAGGTCCTGGCGGATACCAGTTTGTCGGTCGCACCATACAGATGTGGAACCGTTACAAGCAGACTGCTGATTTCATCGACGGCAAACCATGGCTGCTGCGCTTCTTTGACCAGATTCGTTTCTATCCAGTGTCGGAAGATGAGTTGCTGAAACTGCGCGAAGACTTTGTCGCGGGTACGTTTAAGCTCAAGGTGGAAGAAACGACATTCAGCCTGCGCGAATACAACACATTCTTGCAAGATAACGATACCGCTATCGCTGCGTTTCGGGAGAAGCAGCAGATCGCTTTCAATGCAGAGCGTGAGCGCTGGAAGGCAAATGGACAGGCAGATTATGCGTCCGATGTTACGGTAGCCGAAGCGTCAACCGATAGCGAGCTGGATTTGCCACCTAACAGTCGTGCCGTCGCCGGGCATGTGGCCGGGAATATCTGGAAGATAGAAGTGGCCGAGGGTGACATGGTGCAAGCGGGGGATACTCTGCTGATCATTGAATCGATGAAAATGGAAATCAACGTGGTGGCGCCGTCCGCCGGAAAAGTGATCCGTCTGTACTGTCGTGAAGGCAGCCAGATTTCGGCTGGTCAAGACTTACTGGTGATACAGGGGGAATAA
- a CDS encoding urea amidolyase associated protein UAAP1: MKSANTTYSPDSVMWEEVIPGGAHWSFNVKRGTTLRVTDIEGGANLSVLFYSQDEKLERYNMADTLKAQHTAHLTKGFVCYSDMGRVLCSITEDSCGWHDTVCGMTDAAQVLAKYGEARYQTHLNAMYRNGRDSFLIELGKWGLGKRDIVANINLFSKVSADEDGNLMFQPDNSVASDYIDLRFEMDTLVVLAATQHPLDPNPQYQPKPVKLTAWHSELPGADDYCRNFRPENQRGFYNTELLYR; encoded by the coding sequence ATGAAATCAGCAAATACAACATACAGTCCAGATAGTGTGATGTGGGAAGAAGTTATTCCCGGTGGCGCGCATTGGTCATTTAATGTGAAACGTGGCACCACGTTGCGCGTTACTGATATCGAAGGCGGAGCCAACCTGTCGGTGCTGTTTTACAGCCAGGATGAAAAACTGGAGCGTTACAACATGGCCGATACGCTCAAGGCGCAACATACCGCGCACCTGACCAAGGGCTTTGTATGCTATTCGGACATGGGCCGCGTGCTGTGTTCCATCACCGAGGATAGTTGCGGCTGGCATGACACGGTATGCGGCATGACTGACGCTGCCCAGGTGCTGGCCAAGTACGGCGAAGCGCGTTACCAGACTCACTTGAATGCGATGTATCGCAATGGTCGTGACAGCTTTTTGATCGAGCTCGGCAAGTGGGGTCTGGGCAAGCGCGACATCGTGGCAAATATCAATCTGTTCAGTAAAGTCAGTGCTGATGAAGACGGCAACTTGATGTTCCAGCCCGATAACTCAGTAGCGAGTGATTATATTGATCTGCGCTTTGAAATGGATACGCTGGTTGTACTTGCGGCTACCCAGCACCCACTGGATCCGAATCCGCAATATCAGCCTAAGCCGGTAAAGCTCACCGCATGGCATTCTGAATTGCCTGGTGCTGATGATTATTGCCGCAATTTCCGTCCGGAAAACCAGCGCGGCTTCTATAACACTGAATTGTTGTACCGTTGA
- a CDS encoding urea amidolyase associated protein UAAP2, with translation MAIVESKFDPKDAVYDEIVPAGEPWLHEVKKGQTFRILDLEGNQAVDTLFYNAHESTDRYSAVDTIRAQGNLYLTAGSKLLSSEGNVLVTITADTCGRHDTLGGACAAESNSVRYETGKKFMHSCRDSFLHALGHCNCHMDKRDLTSNVNFFMNVPVTPEGKLTFEDGISAPGKYVEMQAEMDVMVLISNCPQLNNPCNGYNPTPVQLLIWN, from the coding sequence ATGGCTATCGTAGAAAGTAAATTTGATCCTAAAGACGCGGTGTACGACGAAATCGTGCCTGCAGGCGAACCATGGTTGCATGAGGTCAAAAAGGGGCAAACATTCCGCATTCTGGATCTGGAAGGCAATCAGGCCGTCGATACCCTGTTTTATAACGCACATGAGTCCACTGACCGTTACAGCGCGGTTGATACCATACGCGCGCAGGGCAATCTCTATCTGACCGCTGGCTCCAAGCTATTGTCCAGTGAGGGTAACGTGCTGGTAACCATTACTGCGGATACCTGTGGGCGTCACGACACGCTGGGCGGTGCCTGCGCGGCGGAGAGTAACAGCGTGCGCTATGAAACTGGCAAAAAATTCATGCACAGTTGCCGCGACAGTTTCCTGCATGCGCTAGGCCATTGCAATTGTCATATGGACAAGCGCGACCTCACCAGCAATGTCAATTTTTTCATGAACGTGCCAGTGACCCCAGAAGGCAAGCTGACGTTTGAAGACGGCATTTCCGCTCCGGGTAAATACGTGGAAATGCAAGCCGAGATGGATGTGATGGTGCTGATTTCGAACTGCCCGCAGTTGAATAACCCATGTAATGGCTATAACCCGACACCAGTTCAGTTGCTGATCTGGAATTGA
- a CDS encoding ABC transporter ATP-binding protein has translation MANKIQISAAGKVFSTDKQDVVALQDINLSIGANEFVTFVGASGCGKSTLLRCIGGLETLSSGEIKVNDKAVQGPGVDRAMVFQNYSLYPWLSVVDNIKFSRRLKVNREGATSAEVEVASGRADALLSLMGLAHAAKAYPNQLSGGMQQRVAIARALLPKPEILLMDEPFGALDAQTREVMHDLILHLFNLEKTTIVFVTHDVEEAIYLGQRIVLMAPRPGRIDTIYDVPLPDKRNQEMKLSPEFIALKKEILTRIRETSGMHTDTDLLERMTRQAESSEAV, from the coding sequence ATGGCCAACAAAATTCAAATTAGTGCTGCTGGCAAGGTTTTCAGTACAGACAAGCAGGATGTGGTGGCTTTGCAGGATATAAATCTGTCCATCGGTGCCAACGAATTCGTCACCTTTGTCGGTGCTTCAGGCTGCGGTAAATCCACCTTATTGCGCTGCATCGGTGGGCTGGAAACGCTCAGCTCAGGTGAAATCAAGGTGAATGATAAAGCCGTGCAAGGCCCCGGCGTGGACAGAGCCATGGTGTTTCAGAACTACAGTCTCTATCCGTGGCTATCCGTGGTCGATAACATCAAATTCAGTCGGCGTCTGAAGGTCAACCGTGAAGGCGCGACCTCCGCTGAAGTTGAGGTGGCGTCAGGCCGTGCTGATGCGCTGTTATCACTGATGGGGCTGGCGCATGCAGCCAAGGCTTACCCCAACCAGCTTTCTGGCGGTATGCAGCAGCGCGTGGCGATAGCACGTGCCTTATTGCCCAAGCCGGAGATTTTGTTGATGGATGAGCCGTTTGGTGCACTGGATGCGCAGACGCGGGAAGTCATGCACGATTTGATTCTGCATTTGTTCAATCTGGAAAAAACCACCATCGTGTTCGTGACTCACGATGTGGAAGAAGCCATTTATCTTGGTCAGCGTATCGTGCTGATGGCGCCACGTCCTGGGCGTATCGACACGATTTACGATGTGCCGTTGCCGGATAAGCGTAATCAGGAGATGAAACTGTCGCCTGAGTTCATTGCGTTAAAGAAGGAAATCCTGACCCGTATTCGGGAAACTTCCGGCATGCACACAGATACGGATTTGCTGGAACGTATGACCCGGCAGGCCGAAAGCAGCGAAGCAGTCTAG
- a CDS encoding DUF58 domain-containing protein — MILPDIAELVTLRGAAHGLSLHAHRPALARLQGGHRSAQRGRGLEFEEVRLYAPGDDARNIDWRVTARRGQLHTKLFREERERPVWLVVDLHPGLFFGSRHQLKSALLLRSAALLAWVATLGGDRLGAIIANDEGLPVIFPPRAREAGVLPVLQALIDAQPREPGETNKNGLKDTLNSLQPLLQPGSLVLILSDFSDVDEQVEITLSGMSFHNDCRLLWLVDPIESAGLPAGNYRVGTPGRLWWLDGELSRSVWQKKWAAREQRLNEISQRLNLPLTRLHTQNQVADSLPPLLREPTWST; from the coding sequence ATGATACTGCCCGACATTGCCGAGCTGGTCACTCTACGTGGTGCCGCGCATGGACTCAGCTTACATGCACACCGACCCGCTTTAGCACGTCTACAGGGAGGGCATCGCAGTGCTCAACGAGGTCGCGGCCTGGAGTTTGAAGAGGTGCGTCTATATGCGCCCGGCGATGACGCCCGCAACATTGATTGGCGCGTCACAGCTAGACGAGGACAACTCCATACCAAACTGTTCCGTGAGGAACGTGAACGCCCTGTCTGGCTGGTAGTAGATTTACACCCGGGGCTATTTTTCGGTAGCCGTCATCAGCTTAAATCAGCGCTGCTACTGCGTTCGGCAGCCTTGCTTGCGTGGGTTGCCACGCTTGGTGGAGATCGTCTTGGCGCAATCATTGCCAATGATGAAGGTTTACCCGTTATATTTCCTCCTCGCGCCAGAGAAGCTGGCGTACTACCTGTGCTTCAGGCGCTAATTGATGCTCAGCCACGTGAGCCTGGCGAGACGAATAAAAACGGCTTAAAAGACACCTTAAACTCATTGCAACCCCTACTTCAACCGGGCAGCCTGGTACTTATACTAAGTGATTTCAGTGATGTGGATGAACAAGTTGAAATCACCTTATCTGGTATGTCTTTTCACAATGATTGCCGTTTATTGTGGCTAGTTGACCCTATAGAAAGTGCCGGCCTGCCTGCAGGCAATTACCGGGTTGGCACACCAGGGCGGCTTTGGTGGCTTGATGGTGAACTAAGCCGTAGCGTATGGCAGAAAAAATGGGCGGCGCGGGAACAACGCCTTAACGAAATTTCCCAGCGCCTCAATCTGCCATTGACGCGTCTGCACACTCAAAATCAAGTAGCAGATAGTTTGCCGCCTTTACTACGAGAGCCAACATGGTCAACATGA
- a CDS encoding vWA domain-containing protein, with protein MMHIEWPWMLLFLPLPWLFRHWLPPAQPSGAALFLPFAATVSDASTSAVRGLSRTRKVLFILIWSLLIFAAVRPQWLGEPEPVPTTGRRLLLAVDVSGSMSTQDMAGDYTRLQVVQKVAGDFIHRRYGDQVGLILFGTQPYLQTPLTTDLHTVDQFLNEAMIGMAGMQTAIGDAIGLAIKRLQSGTDKSSHKGDTVLILLTDGSSNAGAMPPIEAAKLAATAGLRIYTIGVGADAQSGFFGMGGSDLDEDTLKQIAQVTGGEYFRATDATDLEKVYARIDQLEPSAAPQQWYRPRTELFPWPLGVALLLSLPAVLWRVRKWN; from the coding sequence ATGATGCATATCGAATGGCCCTGGATGCTCCTCTTCCTGCCACTACCCTGGTTATTCAGGCACTGGCTGCCACCTGCACAACCAAGTGGCGCCGCCCTGTTTTTGCCTTTTGCAGCCACTGTTAGCGACGCATCAACGTCAGCCGTCCGTGGCCTGTCGCGTACACGCAAGGTGCTGTTTATACTGATTTGGTCGTTGCTTATATTTGCTGCTGTTCGCCCTCAATGGTTGGGTGAACCTGAACCAGTTCCTACCACAGGCAGGCGTCTGTTATTGGCGGTAGACGTCTCAGGTTCAATGTCTACTCAAGACATGGCTGGCGATTACACCCGGCTCCAAGTGGTACAAAAGGTGGCTGGCGATTTCATTCACCGCCGATACGGCGACCAGGTAGGACTCATATTGTTCGGCACACAGCCCTATTTACAAACACCACTCACTACCGATCTGCACACTGTAGACCAATTTCTGAATGAGGCCATGATAGGCATGGCTGGGATGCAAACAGCGATAGGCGATGCTATTGGGCTAGCCATTAAAAGGTTGCAGTCTGGAACGGATAAAAGCAGCCATAAAGGTGATACGGTACTTATATTACTCACTGACGGCAGTAGCAACGCCGGTGCAATGCCGCCAATCGAAGCCGCTAAACTGGCTGCCACTGCTGGCCTGCGTATTTACACCATAGGCGTAGGTGCTGATGCACAATCTGGATTCTTTGGTATGGGCGGCAGCGATCTGGATGAGGACACACTTAAGCAGATTGCCCAAGTGACTGGTGGAGAATACTTCCGCGCCACCGATGCCACTGATCTAGAAAAAGTATATGCGCGCATTGACCAACTGGAACCCAGCGCAGCGCCGCAACAATGGTATCGTCCTCGTACAGAGCTGTTCCCATGGCCACTGGGCGTTGCCCTGCTACTCAGCCTTCCAGCTGTACTATGGAGAGTACGGAAATGGAATTGA